The region CGAATCGATCGGTCTGTCGAATATTAAACGATTTGGTTGAGCGTCCGCTAAGGCAGTTGAAATAGCCGCCGAGCATTCTCGGTGGTGATTTCGGCCAGTTCTTCGGGACGAACACCACGGACTTCGGCAAGACAGCGAAGCGTATGTTCGACTCGAGCGGGTTCGTTGGGGCGTTTGCCCCGCAGTGGTTCTGGGCTCAAATAAGGGCAATCGGTTTCGACGAGCAGTCGGTTTGCTGGAATTCGCTTGGCGACGTCTCGAAGGTCATCGCTCTTTTTAAACGTGACCATTCCGGCAAAGCTAACATGCAATCCGTGGTCGAGGCATTTCGATGCGCATTCCCAATCGCCGGTGAATGAGTGCATGATGCCGGGCGGGACGGTGCTTTGGCGATCGAGTTGTTCGACGATCAGTCCGCCACTTTCTCGCATATGGATCACCATCGGCAGGGCCGTTTGTCGACACAGTTCCATGTGCCGGTCAAAATAGTCCTGTTGCATCTCCATCGGCGTGTCGTCCCAGTAGCAATCGAGTCCTGTCTCGCCGATAGCGCGAACGCCAGGGTATCCCGCCAGTTCTTCGATGATCGCGAAGTCTGCCGGATCAGCCTCGGCTGCGGAGTTGGGTTGGAT is a window of Stieleria sp. JC731 DNA encoding:
- a CDS encoding TatD family hydrolase — protein: MTLRLFDTHAHLNVNAFDENLDDVVNRAKDAGVEAIMVIGIDAATSKRACELAAQFPNYLYAAVGIQPNSAAEADPADFAIIEELAGYPGVRAIGETGLDCYWDDTPMEMQQDYFDRHMELCRQTALPMVIHMRESGGLIVEQLDRQSTVPPGIMHSFTGDWECASKCLDHGLHVSFAGMVTFKKSDDLRDVAKRIPANRLLVETDCPYLSPEPLRGKRPNEPARVEHTLRCLAEVRGVRPEELAEITTENARRLFQLP